In Vidua macroura isolate BioBank_ID:100142 chromosome 7, ASM2450914v1, whole genome shotgun sequence, a single genomic region encodes these proteins:
- the EN1 gene encoding homeobox protein engrailed-1, whose product MEEPPEGHGHRDAAPGPASSGSGSDGESVPVSPSPAPASPAAPCPLPLPRRRHPPPPPPPPPPPPPHRTTNFFIDNILRPDFGCKKEPPAPAGGGGGGGSRERDGDRGQSSGRENVNPLLARPPNPPALLCPDSNCRPDGSAPPPPPAAAAKASPAAAAAAAASGAAKPPTDGGETHPAKYGEHGSPAILLMGSNNGGPVIKPDSQQPLVWPAWVYCTRYSDRPSSGPRTRKLKKKKTEKEDKRPRTAFTAEQLQRLKAEFQANRYITEQRRQSLAQELSLNESQIKIWFQNKRAKIKKATGIKNGLALHLMAQGLYNHSTTTVQDKEESE is encoded by the exons ATGGAAGAGCCGCCGGAGGGGCACGGCCACCGAGACGCGGCGCCCGGCCCGGCGagcagcggcagcggcagcgATGGCGAGAGCGTGcccgtgtcccccagccccgcgcccgcctCCCCCGCCGCGCCCtgccccctgcccctgccccgccgccgccacccGCCGCCAccaccgccgccgcccccgccgccgccgccccacCGCACCACCAACTTTTTCATCGACAACATCCTGAGGCCGGACTTCGGCTGCAAGAAGGAGCCGCCCGCGCCGGCcggcggcggaggaggaggaggcagccgGGAGCGGGACGGAGACCGGGGGCAGAGCTCAGGTAGAGAAAACGTCAACCCGCTGCTGGCCCGGCCGCCCAACCCGCCCGCCCTTCTCTGCCCGGACTCGAACTGCCGTCCCGACGgctccgcgccgccgccgccgcccgccgccgccgccaaaGCCAGTCCCgccgcggcggcagcggcggcggcgtcGGGGGCGGCCAAGCCCCCCACCGACGGGGGCGAGACTCACCCGGCGAAGTACGGGGAGCACGGCAGCCCCGCCATCCTCCTCATGGGCTCTAATAATGGAGGACCTGTTATAAAGCCCGACTCGCAACAGCCGCTGGTGTGGCCTGCCTGGGTCTACTGCACTAGGTATTCAGACAGACCGTCCTCGG GCCCCCGCACTAGgaagctgaagaagaagaagacgGAGAAGGAGGACAAGCGGCCGCGGACGGCGTTCACGGCCGAGCAGCTGCAGCGGCTGAAGGCGGAGTTCCAGGCGAACCGGTACATCACGGAGCAGCGGCGGCAGAGCCTGGCCCAGGAGCTCAGCCTCAACGAGTCCCAGATCAAGATCTGGTTCCAGAACAAACGGGCCAAAATCAAGAAGGCGACGGGCATTAAGAACGGGCTGGCGCTGCACCTCATGGCCCAGGGACTCTACAACCACTCCACCACCACGGTGCAGGACAAAGAGGAGAGCGAGTGA
- the LOC128810361 gene encoding uncharacterized protein LOC128810361, translating to MCLKDTCLTAPCLSPRGSAPTLFPAGTSPEDRTGAIGTRRRALRHRCRERSRRRSLPSAPSCRARAHICRVRGTRGVAEGRRHGGAPGCGPAPFFHPPRLKAGRAQSRVGSFRRRPGDTDGPGPGRAYGLVLEPSRTAGPEPTRALRGAPPSRGQATGFPSSLILMEPGTEARGRQGEEDKRAELEPGDPFSCICPEDGAMPRPCPELRFAITVRGWRRRLGREPPALRARCR from the exons ATGTGTTTGAAAGATACTTGTCTGACAGCTCCTTGCCTCTCCCCGAGAGGATCTGCTCCCACGCTGTTTCCAGCGGGGACCTCTCCCGAGGATCGGACCGGAGCGATCGGCACTCGGCGCCGGGCGCTGCGCCACCGCTGCCGGGAGCGCTCCCGGCGCCGGTCCCTGCCCTCCGCTCCCTCTTGCAGGGCTCGGGCTCACATTTGCCGTGTCCGTGGGACGCGCGGGGTGGCGGAGGGCCGGCGGCACGGCGGAGCTCCCGGCTGCGGCCCCGCTCCGTTTTTCCACCCGCCCCGGTTAAAAGCCGGCCGTGCCCAGTCCCGGGTCGGCTCTTTTCGCCGCCGGCCGGGGGACACGGACGGGCCGGGACCGGGCCGTGCCTACGGCCTTGTCCTCGAGCCGTCGAGGACCGCCGGGCCTGAGCCCACGCGGGCCTTGCGTGGGGCCCCGCCGAGCCGAGGGCAGGCGACGGGATTCCCCTCCTCACTGATCCTGATGGAACCGGGCACCGAG GCCCGCGGCCGGCAGGGCGAAGAGGACAAGCGAGCAGAGCTGGAGCCGGGGGACCCTTTCTCCTGCATCTGCCCGGAGGATGGGGCGATGCCGAGGCCATGCCCAG AGCTGCGGTTTGCTATCACCGTCCGGGGATGGAGGCGCAGGCTGGGGAGAGAGCCACCTGCCCTCCGTGCCCGCTGCCGATGA